GAACTTTTCGATGAATTTACCGGAAAAAATATTAAAGAGGGCTTTAGAAGTCTTACTTTCAGTGTAGTTTTCAGTTCCGGCACAAAAACCTTGACGGATGAGACAGTGAATAAGATTCTCCAAAAGATTATTAAGAAGTTAGAAACTGATTTCAGTATTGAGATGAGGTGATTATGGAAGAAAGACAATCCTTGAGTTTGGATGAAAAAATCCAGAAATTGATCAATAATTATACCGATCTAAAAAATAAATTTGCCAATCTCAAACTGGAAAAAGCTGAGCTCGAAAATCAGCTTTCCGAACTTAAAGAATTCAAAAATGCCAATGGTGATCGTTTAGTGGAATTGGAAAATGATCATAAGAAACAAACAGAAGAAATTGAATTTCTGCGTTCCGAAAATAAGAAGTTGAGAGAACAGCTGGAAAGTTATAACAACAAAATGAAAGAAGCTTCTGCCAGGTTAGACAGCATTTTTGATCAGATGAATGATCTTTAAAGTAGAATATGAAATCGGTTGAAGTTGAACTTCTTGGTAAAAAATATTTTTTCAAAAGTGATAATCCTGAACAATTACAGAAGACTGCAAAATACCTTGAAGAACAGCTGGATAAGTTGAACGACAGATTCAATACAGTAGATCAGATGAAACTTTATGTGATGTATTCCTTGATGATGACGCAAAAGTACTTTACTGAAAAAGAAAAATATAAAAAATTGATTGATGAATTCGAGCAGGCAAGTAAACGGCTCGAGGGATTAGGATTAGAATAGAGAATTAGTGTAATAAGTGTTTTTCGGGCATTTAAAATTAAATTAATGAAGGATAGTTAATCCTGATAATAAATTGATAAAAAATATTAATGCCTGCGGTATGCGTGATATTAT
This genomic interval from Candidatus Cloacimonadota bacterium contains the following:
- a CDS encoding cell division protein ZapA, translating into MKSVEVELLGKKYFFKSDNPEQLQKTAKYLEEQLDKLNDRFNTVDQMKLYVMYSLMMTQKYFTEKEKYKKLIDEFEQASKRLEGLGLE